A region of Homo sapiens chromosome X, GRCh38.p14 Primary Assembly DNA encodes the following proteins:
- the PORCN gene encoding protein-serine O-palmitoleoyltransferase porcupine isoform X12: MYAIPSPSDWTVHSTGETEVLHSLQVTGYLSIWPSIRGGLQWPPLAARNFSSSYCKAVSCLLPSRALTRSGCSLPSASPAASSGGSLHMVWVVLLSLLCYLVLFLCRHSSHRGVFLSVTILIYLLMGEMHMVDTVTWHKMRGAQMIVAMKAVSLGFDLDRGEVGTVPSPVEFMGYLYFVGTIVFGPWISFHSYLQAVQGRPLSCRWLQKVARSLALALLCLVLSTCVGPYLFPYFIPLNGDRLLRKWLRAYESAVSFHFSNYFVGFLSEATATLAGAGFTEEKDHLEWDLTVSKPLNVELPRSMVEVVTSWNLPMSYWLNNYVFKNALRLGTFSAVLVTYAASALLHGFSFHLAAVLLSLAFITYVEHVLRKRLARILSACVLSKRCPPDCSHQHRLGLGVRALNLLFGALAIFHLAYLGSLFDVDVDDTTEEQGYGMAYTVHKWSELSWASHWVTFGCWIFYRLIG; encoded by the exons ATGTATGCCATCCCATCACCATCGGACTGGACTGTTCACAGCACTGGAGAGACAGAGGTCCTTCATTCACTCCAGGTCACAGGCT ATCTATCCATCTGGCCATCCATCCGTGGGGGTCTGCAATGGCCACCTTTAGCCGCCAGGAATTTTTCCAGCAGCTACTGCAAGGCTGTCTCCTGCCTACTGCCCAGCAGGGCCTTGACCAGATCTGGCTGCTCCTTGCCATCTGCCTCGCCTGCCGCCTCCTCTGGAGGCTCG CTGCACATGGTTTGGGTCGTGCTGCTCAGCCTCCTGTGCTACCTCGTGCTGTTCCTCTGCCGACATTCCTCCCATCGAGGCGTCTTCCTATCCGTCACCATCCTCATCTACCTACTCATGGG TGAGATGCACATGGTAGACACCGTGACATGGCACAAGATGCGAG GGGCACAGATGATTGTGGCCATGAAGGCAGTGTCTCTGGGCTTCGACCTGGACCGGGGCGAGGTGGGTACGGTGCCCTCGCCAGTGGAGTTCATGGGCTACCTCTACTTCGTGGGCACCATCGTCTTCGGGCCCTGGATATCCTTCCACAGCTACCTACAAGCTGTCCAAGGCCGCCCACTG AGCTGCCGGTGGCTGCAGAAGGTGGCCCGGAGCCTGGCACTGGCCCTGCTGTGCCTTGTGCTGTCCACTTGCGTGGGCCCCTACCTCTTCCCGTACTTCATCCCCCTCAACGGTGACCGCCTCCTTCGCAA GTGGCTGCGAGCCTACGAGAGTGCTGTCTCCTTCCACTTCAGCAACTATTTTGTGGGCTTTCTTTCCGAGGCCACGGCCACGTTGGCGGGGGCTGGCTTTACCGAGGAGAAGGATCACCTGGAATG GGACCTGACGGTGTCCAAGCCACTGAATGTGGAGCTGCCTCGGTCAATGGTGGAAGTTGTCACAAGCTGGAACCTGCCCATGTCTTATTGGCTAAATAACT ATGTTTTCAAGAATGCTCTCCGCCTGGGGACCTTCTCGGCTGTGCTGGTCACCTATGCAGCCAGCGCCCTCCTACAT GGCTTCAGTTTCCACCTGGCTGCGGTCCTGCTGTCCCTGGCTTTTATCACTTACGTGGAGCATG TCCTCCGGAAGCGCCTGGCTCGGATCCTCAGTGCCTGTGTCTTGTCAAAGCGGTGCCCGCCAGACTGTTCGCACCAGCATCGCTTG GGCCTGGGGGTGCGAGCCTTAAACTTGCTCTTTGGAGCTCTGGCCATCTTCCACCTGGCCTACCTGGGCTCCCTGTTTGATGTCGATGTGGATGACACCACAGAGGAGCAG GGCTACGGCATGGCATACACTGTCCACAAGTGGTCAGAGCTCAGCTGGGCCAGTCACTGGGTCACTTTTGGATGCTGGATCTTCTACCGTCTCATAGGCTGA
- the PORCN gene encoding protein-serine O-palmitoleoyltransferase porcupine isoform X9 — MYLTSHAFPQSSSTVPLHGLGSPKLKYLSIWPSIRGGLQWPPLAARNFSSSYCKAVSCLLPSRALTRSGCSLPSASPAASSGGSLHMVWVVLLSLLCYLVLFLCRHSSHRGVFLSVTILIYLLMGEMHMVDTVTWHKMRGAQMIVAMKAVSLGFDLDRGEVGTVPSPVEFMGYLYFVGTIVFGPWISFHSYLQAVQGRPLSCRWLQKVARSLALALLCLVLSTCVGPYLFPYFIPLNGDRLLRNKKRKARGTMVRWLRAYESAVSFHFSNYFVGFLSEATATLAGAGFTEEKDHLEWDLTVSKPLNVELPRSMVEVVTSWNLPMSYWLNNYVFKNALRLGTFSAVLVTYAASALLHGFSFHLAAVLLSLAFITYVEHVLRKRLARILSACVLSKRCPPDCSHQHRLGLGVRALNLLFGALAIFHLAYLGSLFDVDVDDTTEEQGYGMAYTVHKWSELSWASHWVTFGCWIFYRLIG; from the exons ATGTACCTGACTTCTCACGCCTTCCCCCAGTCCTCCAGTACCGTGCCTCTACATGGGCTGGGCAGCCCCAAACTGAAAT ATCTATCCATCTGGCCATCCATCCGTGGGGGTCTGCAATGGCCACCTTTAGCCGCCAGGAATTTTTCCAGCAGCTACTGCAAGGCTGTCTCCTGCCTACTGCCCAGCAGGGCCTTGACCAGATCTGGCTGCTCCTTGCCATCTGCCTCGCCTGCCGCCTCCTCTGGAGGCTCG CTGCACATGGTTTGGGTCGTGCTGCTCAGCCTCCTGTGCTACCTCGTGCTGTTCCTCTGCCGACATTCCTCCCATCGAGGCGTCTTCCTATCCGTCACCATCCTCATCTACCTACTCATGGG TGAGATGCACATGGTAGACACCGTGACATGGCACAAGATGCGAG GGGCACAGATGATTGTGGCCATGAAGGCAGTGTCTCTGGGCTTCGACCTGGACCGGGGCGAGGTGGGTACGGTGCCCTCGCCAGTGGAGTTCATGGGCTACCTCTACTTCGTGGGCACCATCGTCTTCGGGCCCTGGATATCCTTCCACAGCTACCTACAAGCTGTCCAAGGCCGCCCACTG AGCTGCCGGTGGCTGCAGAAGGTGGCCCGGAGCCTGGCACTGGCCCTGCTGTGCCTTGTGCTGTCCACTTGCGTGGGCCCCTACCTCTTCCCGTACTTCATCCCCCTCAACGGTGACCGCCTCCTTCGCAA CAAGAAACGCAAAGCCAG GGGCACCATGGTAAG GTGGCTGCGAGCCTACGAGAGTGCTGTCTCCTTCCACTTCAGCAACTATTTTGTGGGCTTTCTTTCCGAGGCCACGGCCACGTTGGCGGGGGCTGGCTTTACCGAGGAGAAGGATCACCTGGAATG GGACCTGACGGTGTCCAAGCCACTGAATGTGGAGCTGCCTCGGTCAATGGTGGAAGTTGTCACAAGCTGGAACCTGCCCATGTCTTATTGGCTAAATAACT ATGTTTTCAAGAATGCTCTCCGCCTGGGGACCTTCTCGGCTGTGCTGGTCACCTATGCAGCCAGCGCCCTCCTACAT GGCTTCAGTTTCCACCTGGCTGCGGTCCTGCTGTCCCTGGCTTTTATCACTTACGTGGAGCATG TCCTCCGGAAGCGCCTGGCTCGGATCCTCAGTGCCTGTGTCTTGTCAAAGCGGTGCCCGCCAGACTGTTCGCACCAGCATCGCTTG GGCCTGGGGGTGCGAGCCTTAAACTTGCTCTTTGGAGCTCTGGCCATCTTCCACCTGGCCTACCTGGGCTCCCTGTTTGATGTCGATGTGGATGACACCACAGAGGAGCAG GGCTACGGCATGGCATACACTGTCCACAAGTGGTCAGAGCTCAGCTGGGCCAGTCACTGGGTCACTTTTGGATGCTGGATCTTCTACCGTCTCATAGGCTGA
- the PORCN gene encoding protein-serine O-palmitoleoyltransferase porcupine isoform X8 — MYAIPSPSDWTVHSTGETEVLHSLQVTGYLSIWPSIRGGLQWPPLAARNFSSSYCKAVSCLLPSRALTRSGCSLPSASPAASSGGSLHMVWVVLLSLLCYLVLFLCRHSSHRGVFLSVTILIYLLMGEMHMVDTVTWHKMRGAQMIVAMKAVSLGFDLDRGEVGTVPSPVEFMGYLYFVGTIVFGPWISFHSYLQAVQGRPLSCRWLQKVARSLALALLCLVLSTCVGPYLFPYFIPLNGDRLLRNKKRKARGTMVRWLRAYESAVSFHFSNYFVGFLSEATATLAGAGFTEEKDHLEWDLTVSKPLNVELPRSMVEVVTSWNLPMSYWLNNYVFKNALRLGTFSAVLVTYAASALLHGFSFHLAAVLLSLAFITYVEHVLRKRLARILSACVLSKRCPPDCSHQHRLGLGVRALNLLFGALAIFHLAYLGSLFDVDVDDTTEEQGYGMAYTVHKWSELSWASHWVTFGCWIFYRLIG, encoded by the exons ATGTATGCCATCCCATCACCATCGGACTGGACTGTTCACAGCACTGGAGAGACAGAGGTCCTTCATTCACTCCAGGTCACAGGCT ATCTATCCATCTGGCCATCCATCCGTGGGGGTCTGCAATGGCCACCTTTAGCCGCCAGGAATTTTTCCAGCAGCTACTGCAAGGCTGTCTCCTGCCTACTGCCCAGCAGGGCCTTGACCAGATCTGGCTGCTCCTTGCCATCTGCCTCGCCTGCCGCCTCCTCTGGAGGCTCG CTGCACATGGTTTGGGTCGTGCTGCTCAGCCTCCTGTGCTACCTCGTGCTGTTCCTCTGCCGACATTCCTCCCATCGAGGCGTCTTCCTATCCGTCACCATCCTCATCTACCTACTCATGGG TGAGATGCACATGGTAGACACCGTGACATGGCACAAGATGCGAG GGGCACAGATGATTGTGGCCATGAAGGCAGTGTCTCTGGGCTTCGACCTGGACCGGGGCGAGGTGGGTACGGTGCCCTCGCCAGTGGAGTTCATGGGCTACCTCTACTTCGTGGGCACCATCGTCTTCGGGCCCTGGATATCCTTCCACAGCTACCTACAAGCTGTCCAAGGCCGCCCACTG AGCTGCCGGTGGCTGCAGAAGGTGGCCCGGAGCCTGGCACTGGCCCTGCTGTGCCTTGTGCTGTCCACTTGCGTGGGCCCCTACCTCTTCCCGTACTTCATCCCCCTCAACGGTGACCGCCTCCTTCGCAA CAAGAAACGCAAAGCCAG GGGCACCATGGTAAG GTGGCTGCGAGCCTACGAGAGTGCTGTCTCCTTCCACTTCAGCAACTATTTTGTGGGCTTTCTTTCCGAGGCCACGGCCACGTTGGCGGGGGCTGGCTTTACCGAGGAGAAGGATCACCTGGAATG GGACCTGACGGTGTCCAAGCCACTGAATGTGGAGCTGCCTCGGTCAATGGTGGAAGTTGTCACAAGCTGGAACCTGCCCATGTCTTATTGGCTAAATAACT ATGTTTTCAAGAATGCTCTCCGCCTGGGGACCTTCTCGGCTGTGCTGGTCACCTATGCAGCCAGCGCCCTCCTACAT GGCTTCAGTTTCCACCTGGCTGCGGTCCTGCTGTCCCTGGCTTTTATCACTTACGTGGAGCATG TCCTCCGGAAGCGCCTGGCTCGGATCCTCAGTGCCTGTGTCTTGTCAAAGCGGTGCCCGCCAGACTGTTCGCACCAGCATCGCTTG GGCCTGGGGGTGCGAGCCTTAAACTTGCTCTTTGGAGCTCTGGCCATCTTCCACCTGGCCTACCTGGGCTCCCTGTTTGATGTCGATGTGGATGACACCACAGAGGAGCAG GGCTACGGCATGGCATACACTGTCCACAAGTGGTCAGAGCTCAGCTGGGCCAGTCACTGGGTCACTTTTGGATGCTGGATCTTCTACCGTCTCATAGGCTGA
- the PORCN gene encoding protein-serine O-palmitoleoyltransferase porcupine isoform X10: MYAIPSPSDWTVHSTGETEVLHSLQVTGYLSIWPSIRGGLQWPPLAARNFSSSYCKAVSCLLPSRALTRSGCSLPSASPAASSGGSLHMVWVVLLSLLCYLVLFLCRHSSHRGVFLSVTILIYLLMGEMHMVDTVTWHKMRGAQMIVAMKAVSLGFDLDRGEVGTVPSPVEFMGYLYFVGTIVFGPWISFHSYLQAVQGRPLSCRWLQKVARSLALALLCLVLSTCVGPYLFPYFIPLNGDRLLRNKKRKARWLRAYESAVSFHFSNYFVGFLSEATATLAGAGFTEEKDHLEWDLTVSKPLNVELPRSMVEVVTSWNLPMSYWLNNYVFKNALRLGTFSAVLVTYAASALLHGFSFHLAAVLLSLAFITYVEHVLRKRLARILSACVLSKRCPPDCSHQHRLGLGVRALNLLFGALAIFHLAYLGSLFDVDVDDTTEEQGYGMAYTVHKWSELSWASHWVTFGCWIFYRLIG, encoded by the exons ATGTATGCCATCCCATCACCATCGGACTGGACTGTTCACAGCACTGGAGAGACAGAGGTCCTTCATTCACTCCAGGTCACAGGCT ATCTATCCATCTGGCCATCCATCCGTGGGGGTCTGCAATGGCCACCTTTAGCCGCCAGGAATTTTTCCAGCAGCTACTGCAAGGCTGTCTCCTGCCTACTGCCCAGCAGGGCCTTGACCAGATCTGGCTGCTCCTTGCCATCTGCCTCGCCTGCCGCCTCCTCTGGAGGCTCG CTGCACATGGTTTGGGTCGTGCTGCTCAGCCTCCTGTGCTACCTCGTGCTGTTCCTCTGCCGACATTCCTCCCATCGAGGCGTCTTCCTATCCGTCACCATCCTCATCTACCTACTCATGGG TGAGATGCACATGGTAGACACCGTGACATGGCACAAGATGCGAG GGGCACAGATGATTGTGGCCATGAAGGCAGTGTCTCTGGGCTTCGACCTGGACCGGGGCGAGGTGGGTACGGTGCCCTCGCCAGTGGAGTTCATGGGCTACCTCTACTTCGTGGGCACCATCGTCTTCGGGCCCTGGATATCCTTCCACAGCTACCTACAAGCTGTCCAAGGCCGCCCACTG AGCTGCCGGTGGCTGCAGAAGGTGGCCCGGAGCCTGGCACTGGCCCTGCTGTGCCTTGTGCTGTCCACTTGCGTGGGCCCCTACCTCTTCCCGTACTTCATCCCCCTCAACGGTGACCGCCTCCTTCGCAA CAAGAAACGCAAAGCCAG GTGGCTGCGAGCCTACGAGAGTGCTGTCTCCTTCCACTTCAGCAACTATTTTGTGGGCTTTCTTTCCGAGGCCACGGCCACGTTGGCGGGGGCTGGCTTTACCGAGGAGAAGGATCACCTGGAATG GGACCTGACGGTGTCCAAGCCACTGAATGTGGAGCTGCCTCGGTCAATGGTGGAAGTTGTCACAAGCTGGAACCTGCCCATGTCTTATTGGCTAAATAACT ATGTTTTCAAGAATGCTCTCCGCCTGGGGACCTTCTCGGCTGTGCTGGTCACCTATGCAGCCAGCGCCCTCCTACAT GGCTTCAGTTTCCACCTGGCTGCGGTCCTGCTGTCCCTGGCTTTTATCACTTACGTGGAGCATG TCCTCCGGAAGCGCCTGGCTCGGATCCTCAGTGCCTGTGTCTTGTCAAAGCGGTGCCCGCCAGACTGTTCGCACCAGCATCGCTTG GGCCTGGGGGTGCGAGCCTTAAACTTGCTCTTTGGAGCTCTGGCCATCTTCCACCTGGCCTACCTGGGCTCCCTGTTTGATGTCGATGTGGATGACACCACAGAGGAGCAG GGCTACGGCATGGCATACACTGTCCACAAGTGGTCAGAGCTCAGCTGGGCCAGTCACTGGGTCACTTTTGGATGCTGGATCTTCTACCGTCTCATAGGCTGA
- the PORCN gene encoding protein-serine O-palmitoleoyltransferase porcupine isoform X1 has product MGLKCMPSHHHRTGLFTALERQRSFIHSRSQAVRVHAEHPHAHSWWLSLMYLTSHAFPQSSSTVPLHGLGSPKLKCECQSASFKRGLPHGHPLPLCPCFDRSIHLAIHPWGSAMATFSRQEFFQQLLQGCLLPTAQQGLDQIWLLLAICLACRLLWRLGLPSYLKHASTVAGGFFSLYHFFQLHMVWVVLLSLLCYLVLFLCRHSSHRGVFLSVTILIYLLMGEMHMVDTVTWHKMRGAQMIVAMKAVSLGFDLDRGEVGTVPSPVEFMGYLYFVGTIVFGPWISFHSYLQAVQGRPLSCRWLQKVARSLALALLCLVLSTCVGPYLFPYFIPLNGDRLLRNKKRKARGTMVRWLRAYESAVSFHFSNYFVGFLSEATATLAGAGFTEEKDHLEWDLTVSKPLNVELPRSMVEVVTSWNLPMSYWLNNYVFKNALRLGTFSAVLVTYAASALLHGFSFHLAAVLLSLAFITYVEHVLRKRLARILSACVLSKRCPPDCSHQHRLGLGVRALNLLFGALAIFHLAYLGSLFDVDVDDTTEEQGYGMAYTVHKWSELSWASHWVTFGCWIFYRLIG; this is encoded by the exons ATGGGCCTGAAATGTATGCCATCCCATCACCATCGGACTGGACTGTTCACAGCACTGGAGAGACAGAGGTCCTTCATTCACTCCAGGTCACAGGCTGTGCGTGTGCATGCCgaacacccacatgcacacagtTGGTGGCTCAGTCTGATGTACCTGACTTCTCACGCCTTCCCCCAGTCCTCCAGTACCGTGCCTCTACATGGGCTGGGCAGCCCCAAACTGAAATGTGAGTGCCAGAGTGCATCCTTTAAGCGAGGTCTGCCCCACGGACACCCGCTCCCTCTGTGTCCCTGCTTTGACAGATCTATCCATCTGGCCATCCATCCGTGGGGGTCTGCAATGGCCACCTTTAGCCGCCAGGAATTTTTCCAGCAGCTACTGCAAGGCTGTCTCCTGCCTACTGCCCAGCAGGGCCTTGACCAGATCTGGCTGCTCCTTGCCATCTGCCTCGCCTGCCGCCTCCTCTGGAGGCTCG GGTTGCCATCCTACCTGAAGCATGCAAGCACCGTGGCAGGCGGGTTCTTCAGCCTCTACCACTTCTTCCAGCTGCACATGGTTTGGGTCGTGCTGCTCAGCCTCCTGTGCTACCTCGTGCTGTTCCTCTGCCGACATTCCTCCCATCGAGGCGTCTTCCTATCCGTCACCATCCTCATCTACCTACTCATGGG TGAGATGCACATGGTAGACACCGTGACATGGCACAAGATGCGAG GGGCACAGATGATTGTGGCCATGAAGGCAGTGTCTCTGGGCTTCGACCTGGACCGGGGCGAGGTGGGTACGGTGCCCTCGCCAGTGGAGTTCATGGGCTACCTCTACTTCGTGGGCACCATCGTCTTCGGGCCCTGGATATCCTTCCACAGCTACCTACAAGCTGTCCAAGGCCGCCCACTG AGCTGCCGGTGGCTGCAGAAGGTGGCCCGGAGCCTGGCACTGGCCCTGCTGTGCCTTGTGCTGTCCACTTGCGTGGGCCCCTACCTCTTCCCGTACTTCATCCCCCTCAACGGTGACCGCCTCCTTCGCAA CAAGAAACGCAAAGCCAG GGGCACCATGGTAAG GTGGCTGCGAGCCTACGAGAGTGCTGTCTCCTTCCACTTCAGCAACTATTTTGTGGGCTTTCTTTCCGAGGCCACGGCCACGTTGGCGGGGGCTGGCTTTACCGAGGAGAAGGATCACCTGGAATG GGACCTGACGGTGTCCAAGCCACTGAATGTGGAGCTGCCTCGGTCAATGGTGGAAGTTGTCACAAGCTGGAACCTGCCCATGTCTTATTGGCTAAATAACT ATGTTTTCAAGAATGCTCTCCGCCTGGGGACCTTCTCGGCTGTGCTGGTCACCTATGCAGCCAGCGCCCTCCTACAT GGCTTCAGTTTCCACCTGGCTGCGGTCCTGCTGTCCCTGGCTTTTATCACTTACGTGGAGCATG TCCTCCGGAAGCGCCTGGCTCGGATCCTCAGTGCCTGTGTCTTGTCAAAGCGGTGCCCGCCAGACTGTTCGCACCAGCATCGCTTG GGCCTGGGGGTGCGAGCCTTAAACTTGCTCTTTGGAGCTCTGGCCATCTTCCACCTGGCCTACCTGGGCTCCCTGTTTGATGTCGATGTGGATGACACCACAGAGGAGCAG GGCTACGGCATGGCATACACTGTCCACAAGTGGTCAGAGCTCAGCTGGGCCAGTCACTGGGTCACTTTTGGATGCTGGATCTTCTACCGTCTCATAGGCTGA
- the PORCN gene encoding protein-serine O-palmitoleoyltransferase porcupine isoform X4 encodes MYAIPSPSDWTVHSTGETEVLHSLQVTGCACACRTPTCTQLVAQSDVPDFSRLPPVLQYRASTWAGQPQTEISIHLAIHPWGSAMATFSRQEFFQQLLQGCLLPTAQQGLDQIWLLLAICLACRLLWRLGLPSYLKHASTVAGGFFSLYHFFQLHMVWVVLLSLLCYLVLFLCRHSSHRGVFLSVTILIYLLMGEMHMVDTVTWHKMRGAQMIVAMKAVSLGFDLDRGEVGTVPSPVEFMGYLYFVGTIVFGPWISFHSYLQAVQGRPLSCRWLQKVARSLALALLCLVLSTCVGPYLFPYFIPLNGDRLLRNKKRKARGTMVRWLRAYESAVSFHFSNYFVGFLSEATATLAGAGFTEEKDHLEWDLTVSKPLNVELPRSMVEVVTSWNLPMSYWLNNYVFKNALRLGTFSAVLVTYAASALLHGFSFHLAAVLLSLAFITYVEHVLRKRLARILSACVLSKRCPPDCSHQHRLGLGVRALNLLFGALAIFHLAYLGSLFDVDVDDTTEEQGYGMAYTVHKWSELSWASHWVTFGCWIFYRLIG; translated from the exons ATGTATGCCATCCCATCACCATCGGACTGGACTGTTCACAGCACTGGAGAGACAGAGGTCCTTCATTCACTCCAGGTCACAGGCTGTGCGTGTGCATGCCgaacacccacatgcacacagtTGGTGGCTCAGTCTGATGTACCTGACTTCTCACGCCTTCCCCCAGTCCTCCAGTACCGTGCCTCTACATGGGCTGGGCAGCCCCAAACTGAAAT ATCTATCCATCTGGCCATCCATCCGTGGGGGTCTGCAATGGCCACCTTTAGCCGCCAGGAATTTTTCCAGCAGCTACTGCAAGGCTGTCTCCTGCCTACTGCCCAGCAGGGCCTTGACCAGATCTGGCTGCTCCTTGCCATCTGCCTCGCCTGCCGCCTCCTCTGGAGGCTCG GGTTGCCATCCTACCTGAAGCATGCAAGCACCGTGGCAGGCGGGTTCTTCAGCCTCTACCACTTCTTCCAGCTGCACATGGTTTGGGTCGTGCTGCTCAGCCTCCTGTGCTACCTCGTGCTGTTCCTCTGCCGACATTCCTCCCATCGAGGCGTCTTCCTATCCGTCACCATCCTCATCTACCTACTCATGGG TGAGATGCACATGGTAGACACCGTGACATGGCACAAGATGCGAG GGGCACAGATGATTGTGGCCATGAAGGCAGTGTCTCTGGGCTTCGACCTGGACCGGGGCGAGGTGGGTACGGTGCCCTCGCCAGTGGAGTTCATGGGCTACCTCTACTTCGTGGGCACCATCGTCTTCGGGCCCTGGATATCCTTCCACAGCTACCTACAAGCTGTCCAAGGCCGCCCACTG AGCTGCCGGTGGCTGCAGAAGGTGGCCCGGAGCCTGGCACTGGCCCTGCTGTGCCTTGTGCTGTCCACTTGCGTGGGCCCCTACCTCTTCCCGTACTTCATCCCCCTCAACGGTGACCGCCTCCTTCGCAA CAAGAAACGCAAAGCCAG GGGCACCATGGTAAG GTGGCTGCGAGCCTACGAGAGTGCTGTCTCCTTCCACTTCAGCAACTATTTTGTGGGCTTTCTTTCCGAGGCCACGGCCACGTTGGCGGGGGCTGGCTTTACCGAGGAGAAGGATCACCTGGAATG GGACCTGACGGTGTCCAAGCCACTGAATGTGGAGCTGCCTCGGTCAATGGTGGAAGTTGTCACAAGCTGGAACCTGCCCATGTCTTATTGGCTAAATAACT ATGTTTTCAAGAATGCTCTCCGCCTGGGGACCTTCTCGGCTGTGCTGGTCACCTATGCAGCCAGCGCCCTCCTACAT GGCTTCAGTTTCCACCTGGCTGCGGTCCTGCTGTCCCTGGCTTTTATCACTTACGTGGAGCATG TCCTCCGGAAGCGCCTGGCTCGGATCCTCAGTGCCTGTGTCTTGTCAAAGCGGTGCCCGCCAGACTGTTCGCACCAGCATCGCTTG GGCCTGGGGGTGCGAGCCTTAAACTTGCTCTTTGGAGCTCTGGCCATCTTCCACCTGGCCTACCTGGGCTCCCTGTTTGATGTCGATGTGGATGACACCACAGAGGAGCAG GGCTACGGCATGGCATACACTGTCCACAAGTGGTCAGAGCTCAGCTGGGCCAGTCACTGGGTCACTTTTGGATGCTGGATCTTCTACCGTCTCATAGGCTGA
- the PORCN gene encoding protein-serine O-palmitoleoyltransferase porcupine isoform X17: MGLKCMPSHHHRTGLFTALERQRSFIHSRSQAVRVHAEHPHAHSWWLSLMYLTSHAFPQSSSTVPLHGLGSPKLKCECQSASFKRGLPHGHPLPLCPCFDRSIHLAIHPWGSAMATFSRQEFFQQLLQGCLLPTAQQGLDQIWLLLAICLACRLLWRLGLPSYLKHASTVAGGFFSLYHFFQLHMVWVVLLSLLCYLVLFLCRHSSHRGVFLSVTILIYLLMGEMHMVDTVTWHKMRGGCEPTRVLSPSTSATILWAFFPRPRPRWRGLALPRRRITWNGT, from the exons ATGGGCCTGAAATGTATGCCATCCCATCACCATCGGACTGGACTGTTCACAGCACTGGAGAGACAGAGGTCCTTCATTCACTCCAGGTCACAGGCTGTGCGTGTGCATGCCgaacacccacatgcacacagtTGGTGGCTCAGTCTGATGTACCTGACTTCTCACGCCTTCCCCCAGTCCTCCAGTACCGTGCCTCTACATGGGCTGGGCAGCCCCAAACTGAAATGTGAGTGCCAGAGTGCATCCTTTAAGCGAGGTCTGCCCCACGGACACCCGCTCCCTCTGTGTCCCTGCTTTGACAGATCTATCCATCTGGCCATCCATCCGTGGGGGTCTGCAATGGCCACCTTTAGCCGCCAGGAATTTTTCCAGCAGCTACTGCAAGGCTGTCTCCTGCCTACTGCCCAGCAGGGCCTTGACCAGATCTGGCTGCTCCTTGCCATCTGCCTCGCCTGCCGCCTCCTCTGGAGGCTCG GGTTGCCATCCTACCTGAAGCATGCAAGCACCGTGGCAGGCGGGTTCTTCAGCCTCTACCACTTCTTCCAGCTGCACATGGTTTGGGTCGTGCTGCTCAGCCTCCTGTGCTACCTCGTGCTGTTCCTCTGCCGACATTCCTCCCATCGAGGCGTCTTCCTATCCGTCACCATCCTCATCTACCTACTCATGGG TGAGATGCACATGGTAGACACCGTGACATGGCACAAGATGCGAG GTGGCTGCGAGCCTACGAGAGTGCTGTCTCCTTCCACTTCAGCAACTATTTTGTGGGCTTTCTTTCCGAGGCCACGGCCACGTTGGCGGGGGCTGGCTTTACCGAGGAGAAGGATCACCTGGAATG GGACCTGA